The following coding sequences lie in one Mesorhizobium sp. NZP2298 genomic window:
- a CDS encoding PTS sugar transporter subunit IIB — protein sequence MSRQKTILFACGTGIATSTAVNVAVTEAMKQRGLTFNAQQAKATEVPGLADSVDFIVATTPISASVTKPVIKGIAFLTGIGKDKVLDEIEAQLRK from the coding sequence ATGTCCAGACAGAAAACTATTCTCTTTGCCTGCGGCACGGGCATCGCGACATCGACGGCGGTCAATGTCGCCGTCACCGAGGCCATGAAGCAGCGCGGCCTGACCTTCAACGCGCAACAGGCAAAAGCCACCGAAGTGCCGGGGCTGGCCGACAGCGTCGACTTCATTGTCGCCACCACCCCGATCTCGGCTTCGGTGACCAAGCCGGTCATCAAGGGCATCGCCTTCCTCACCGGCATCGGCAAGGACAAGGTGCTCGACGAGATCGAGGCGCAACTGCGCAAGTAG
- a CDS encoding multicopper oxidase family protein, with product MTVFTRRRLLKTAAVAGASGVGLAAIGRFGSWATASPEPVVLQTAKIQARLMDVGPTNNVLTYGSAGMPPVLRMKKGEPFAARLVNAIDDPTTIHWHGIRLPNKMDGVPFLVQPYVYTGDHFDYVFAPPDAGTFWYHPHCNTLEQMGHGLTGVIVVENPNDPKFDAEFVLNLRDWRLGDDGQFIDQFRPRDAARTGTYGTVRTANWLDQPQYDAPAGGLVRLRVAITDVTRIDAFRVDGAEAIVMALDGNPVPQRFSPDALLLGPGQRMELAIRMPDEEGAVVSLRDVRGTKPKVLTTLRAVGRSLKRAIGDVAPLEVNPVAEVDLTTAQHISLALSATAENIPSDGICGSLGYSFWAINKVPWPGDTPDPTAPLAELKLGKSYVIDMENLTPQSHPMHLHGMSFKVLSSSTRQVQPLISDTYLIQPNEKVQLGFVADNPGDWLLHCHIIEHQKSGMTSYVRVA from the coding sequence ATGACCGTATTCACACGCCGCAGGCTCTTGAAAACAGCAGCGGTTGCTGGCGCCAGCGGTGTCGGGCTGGCCGCCATCGGCAGGTTTGGCAGTTGGGCCACCGCCAGTCCTGAACCGGTGGTGCTGCAGACGGCGAAAATCCAGGCCAGGCTGATGGACGTCGGCCCGACCAACAATGTGCTGACCTATGGCAGCGCCGGAATGCCGCCGGTGCTGAGGATGAAGAAGGGCGAACCGTTTGCCGCGCGCCTGGTCAACGCCATCGACGATCCGACGACCATCCACTGGCACGGCATTCGTCTGCCGAACAAGATGGATGGCGTGCCTTTCCTGGTGCAGCCCTATGTCTACACCGGCGATCATTTCGACTACGTCTTCGCCCCGCCCGACGCCGGCACCTTCTGGTATCACCCGCATTGCAACACGCTGGAGCAGATGGGCCACGGCTTGACCGGCGTGATCGTGGTCGAGAACCCGAACGATCCGAAATTCGACGCCGAATTCGTCCTCAATCTGCGCGACTGGCGTCTTGGCGACGACGGCCAGTTCATCGACCAGTTCCGGCCGCGCGATGCCGCCAGGACCGGCACCTACGGCACGGTGCGCACCGCCAACTGGCTCGACCAGCCGCAATATGACGCGCCGGCTGGCGGGCTGGTGCGATTGCGGGTGGCGATAACCGATGTTACCCGCATCGACGCCTTTCGGGTCGATGGCGCCGAGGCGATCGTGATGGCGCTGGACGGCAATCCTGTGCCGCAGCGTTTTTCGCCCGATGCCTTGCTGCTGGGGCCCGGCCAGCGCATGGAACTCGCCATCCGCATGCCGGACGAGGAGGGCGCGGTCGTCAGCCTGCGAGACGTCAGGGGCACCAAGCCCAAGGTGCTCACGACCTTGCGCGCGGTCGGCCGCTCGCTGAAGCGCGCCATTGGTGATGTTGCGCCGCTGGAGGTCAATCCGGTCGCGGAAGTGGACCTCACCACCGCCCAGCATATTTCGCTGGCGCTTAGCGCCACGGCTGAAAACATCCCGAGCGATGGCATATGCGGTTCGCTCGGCTACAGTTTCTGGGCCATCAACAAGGTGCCGTGGCCAGGCGATACGCCGGACCCGACCGCGCCGCTGGCCGAGCTGAAGCTCGGCAAGAGCTATGTCATCGACATGGAGAACCTAACGCCGCAGTCGCATCCGATGCATCTGCACGGCATGAGCTTCAAGGTGCTGTCGTCCTCGACACGCCAAGTGCAGCCGCTGATTTCCGACACCTATCTCATCCAGCCCAACGAGAAGGTTCAACTCGGCTTTGTCGCAGATAATCCGGGCGACTGGCTGCTGCATTGCCACATCATCGAGCACCAGAAATCGGGCATGACGAGCTACGTCAGGGTGGCCTGA
- a CDS encoding alpha/beta fold hydrolase yields MTISQKTLETSHGKIAVRETGGKGTAVLLIHGNSSSGAVFRNQLESPLGERYRIIAPDLPGHGASGDAIDPDRSYSMEGYADAMTEVLGLLGIDKAIVFGWSLGGHIGLEMIDRFPGLLGLMITGTPPVAPSEVGDGFKPSPHMHLAGQESFTAADVEAYARSTCGEPFEPFLLDTVARTDGRARRLMFEKFAAGTGRNQREIVAGKTPPIAVLNGIDEPFVNTDFVAAVKISNLWEGKAHLLDDSGHAPFWDSPDRFDPILARFVASVDKG; encoded by the coding sequence ATGACGATCTCGCAGAAGACCCTTGAAACCAGCCACGGCAAGATCGCCGTTCGCGAGACCGGTGGCAAAGGCACCGCCGTGTTGCTGATCCACGGCAATTCCTCCTCCGGAGCTGTTTTCCGCAACCAGCTCGAGAGCCCGCTGGGCGAGCGCTACCGCATCATCGCCCCCGATCTGCCGGGCCACGGGGCATCAGGTGATGCGATAGATCCGGACCGCTCCTACAGCATGGAGGGTTATGCCGATGCGATGACCGAAGTGCTGGGGCTGCTCGGCATAGACAAGGCCATCGTCTTCGGCTGGTCGCTTGGCGGCCATATCGGATTGGAGATGATCGACCGCTTTCCCGGCCTGCTCGGCCTGATGATTACCGGCACCCCGCCAGTGGCGCCCTCGGAGGTCGGCGACGGCTTCAAACCGAGCCCGCACATGCACCTTGCCGGACAGGAAAGTTTCACTGCCGCTGATGTCGAGGCTTATGCGCGCAGCACCTGCGGTGAGCCGTTCGAGCCGTTTCTCCTCGACACTGTCGCACGCACAGACGGTCGCGCACGGCGCCTGATGTTCGAGAAATTCGCGGCAGGCACCGGCCGCAACCAGCGCGAGATCGTCGCCGGCAAGACGCCGCCGATTGCCGTTCTGAACGGCATCGACGAACCGTTCGTCAACACCGATTTCGTCGCGGCCGTGAAGATTTCCAACCTGTGGGAAGGCAAGGCGCATCTGCTCGACGATTCAGGCCATGCGCCGTTCTGGGATTCGCCCGACCGCTTCGACCCAATCCTCGCCCGCTTCGTGGCGAGCGTCGACAAGGGGTAA
- a CDS encoding ABC transporter substrate-binding protein: MKSKSAGNRIRHMLMSSALIGVFATASAPAFADVVKIGLLAPITGPAAADGQEFQRGVQMAIDEANAAGGVAGNTFELVVGDVKDQSAGNVTSAVERLLGDPGVQFMLTGYASLTNFEIDNMAEAEMPYMLAATSQQTKDIIAPNPDKYMCCWSLTPSFDAYNTDVTLFVEKLAADGKITLPTKKVAIISSDNAYSKTISEGMKKTFKEKGWTITVDEIVPFGEVTDWRSILAKVRENVPDVVINTDYLPGNSASFLNQFLEQPTKSLVFLQYAPSVPEFVELTGKKSNGVIYNLLGGALTTPKNPRADEVAAKFKAKYGVESGTYGVGLYEMTNVYFDAVKKVGGASDHAAIMKALSETDKQVAEGRLKFDPATHLATQGDDYIPITFFQIWDGQRALISPEKYATGAFKPQPWMQ; encoded by the coding sequence ATGAAATCCAAATCCGCAGGCAACAGAATCCGCCATATGCTGATGAGCAGCGCGCTGATCGGCGTGTTTGCCACGGCGAGCGCGCCCGCTTTCGCCGACGTCGTCAAGATCGGCCTGCTCGCGCCTATCACCGGGCCCGCCGCGGCGGACGGCCAGGAATTCCAGCGCGGCGTACAGATGGCGATCGACGAGGCAAACGCGGCCGGCGGCGTTGCCGGCAACACGTTCGAACTGGTGGTCGGCGACGTCAAGGATCAGTCCGCCGGCAATGTCACCAGCGCGGTCGAGCGCCTGCTTGGCGATCCTGGCGTGCAGTTCATGCTCACTGGTTACGCCAGCTTGACGAATTTCGAGATCGACAACATGGCCGAGGCCGAGATGCCCTACATGCTCGCGGCCACCTCGCAGCAGACCAAGGATATCATCGCGCCGAACCCTGACAAGTACATGTGCTGCTGGTCGCTGACGCCGTCCTTCGACGCCTACAACACCGACGTCACCCTGTTCGTCGAGAAGCTCGCGGCCGACGGCAAGATCACCTTGCCGACCAAGAAGGTCGCCATCATCTCCTCGGACAACGCCTATTCCAAGACCATCTCCGAAGGCATGAAGAAGACCTTCAAGGAGAAGGGCTGGACCATCACGGTCGACGAGATCGTTCCGTTCGGCGAAGTGACCGACTGGCGCTCGATTCTCGCCAAGGTGCGCGAGAATGTTCCGGACGTCGTCATCAACACCGACTATCTGCCGGGCAATTCGGCATCCTTCCTGAACCAGTTCCTCGAGCAGCCGACCAAGAGCCTGGTCTTCCTGCAATACGCGCCGAGCGTTCCGGAATTCGTCGAACTGACCGGCAAGAAGTCGAACGGTGTCATCTACAATCTCCTGGGCGGGGCGCTGACGACGCCGAAGAACCCGCGCGCCGACGAGGTAGCGGCCAAGTTCAAGGCGAAATACGGTGTCGAGAGCGGGACCTACGGCGTCGGCCTCTACGAAATGACCAATGTCTATTTCGACGCGGTCAAGAAGGTCGGCGGCGCATCGGACCATGCTGCGATCATGAAAGCACTGTCGGAAACCGACAAGCAGGTCGCCGAGGGCCGGTTGAAATTCGATCCCGCAACCCACCTTGCCACGCAGGGCGACGACTATATCCCGATCACCTTCTTCCAGATCTGGGACGGCCAGCGCGCGCTGATCTCGCCGGAGAAATACGCAACCGGCGCCTTCAAGCCGCAGCCCTGGATGCAGTGA
- a CDS encoding ABC transporter ATP-binding protein, whose protein sequence is MALLELDDVSKAFGSLKAVDGVSFKVEAGEIFGIAGPNGSGKSTLFNIITGIPFGPDRGRIRFDGTAINGKPGHAIARLGLARTFQRETSFDGLTVFENALIGASYGKQEKAAAAAREAAAEALEFVGLGSASFGRLAGELSVFERKCLMLATAIAMQPRMLLLDEPASSLTKPEIETSIGLIRRTAERGITILLIEHVLTFLMSLSQHLLVLNNGRVLAAGEPGSVIADQRVIEAYLGTRRAVA, encoded by the coding sequence ATGGCCCTGCTTGAACTGGACGACGTGTCGAAGGCCTTCGGTTCGCTGAAGGCCGTCGATGGCGTGTCGTTCAAGGTCGAGGCCGGCGAGATTTTCGGCATCGCCGGCCCGAACGGCAGCGGCAAGAGCACGCTGTTCAACATCATCACCGGTATCCCGTTCGGACCCGACCGGGGCCGCATCCGCTTCGATGGGACCGCCATCAACGGCAAGCCAGGGCACGCCATCGCGCGCCTCGGCCTTGCCCGCACCTTTCAGCGTGAAACCTCCTTCGACGGGCTGACCGTTTTCGAGAACGCCTTGATCGGCGCAAGCTACGGCAAGCAGGAAAAGGCGGCCGCGGCCGCCCGCGAAGCCGCCGCCGAAGCGCTGGAGTTCGTCGGACTGGGGTCGGCATCGTTCGGGAGGCTGGCGGGCGAACTGTCCGTCTTCGAGCGCAAATGCCTGATGCTTGCGACCGCGATCGCCATGCAGCCGCGCATGCTGTTGCTCGACGAGCCGGCGTCGAGCCTGACCAAGCCCGAGATCGAGACGTCGATCGGGCTGATCCGCCGCACCGCTGAACGCGGCATCACAATCCTCCTGATCGAGCATGTGCTGACCTTCCTGATGAGTCTGTCACAGCACCTGCTGGTGCTCAACAATGGCCGCGTGCTCGCCGCCGGCGAACCGGGGAGCGTGATCGCCGACCAGCGCGTCATCGAAGCCTATCTCGGAACCAGGAGGGCGGTGGCGTGA
- a CDS encoding ABC transporter ATP-binding protein has protein sequence MNPILTVEGVTAGYGRVTVLHDISLEAGRFGNVGLFGPNGHGKTTLLRAISGLLQPKSGRILFDGQDIAGRSARAIVGTGLIHVPQGNRLFPDLSIADCMALGAYSSRARPHEAENREKVVKLFPKLAERWRQRVRTLSGGERQMVSIGTALMSHPRLLILDEPTLGLAPKIKDELCASVMDISRGGVPLIVVEQDIEFLLELTQQLYLVNHGAVATEIKPGESLDHGEIMSMYFGH, from the coding sequence GTGAATCCCATTCTCACCGTCGAGGGCGTGACCGCAGGCTATGGCCGCGTTACCGTGCTGCACGACATTTCGCTGGAGGCAGGCCGTTTCGGCAATGTCGGCCTGTTCGGGCCCAACGGCCATGGCAAGACGACGCTGCTGCGCGCCATCTCCGGGCTGCTACAGCCGAAAAGCGGCCGCATCCTGTTCGACGGGCAGGACATCGCCGGCCGTAGCGCCCGCGCCATCGTCGGCACCGGGCTGATCCATGTGCCGCAAGGCAACCGGCTGTTTCCCGACCTCTCCATCGCCGATTGCATGGCGCTGGGCGCCTATTCGTCGCGCGCCCGCCCGCATGAGGCCGAAAACCGCGAGAAGGTGGTCAAGCTGTTCCCCAAACTGGCGGAACGCTGGCGCCAGCGCGTGCGCACGCTGTCGGGCGGCGAGCGCCAGATGGTGTCGATCGGCACGGCGCTGATGAGCCACCCGCGCCTGCTGATCCTCGACGAGCCGACGCTGGGGCTGGCACCCAAGATCAAGGACGAGCTCTGTGCTTCCGTCATGGACATTTCGCGCGGCGGCGTGCCGCTGATCGTCGTCGAGCAGGACATCGAGTTCCTGCTGGAGCTGACGCAGCAACTCTACCTCGTCAATCATGGCGCGGTGGCGACCGAGATCAAGCCGGGCGAAAGCCTCGACCACGGCGAGATCATGTCGATGTATTTTGGCCATTAG
- a CDS encoding branched-chain amino acid ABC transporter permease, with protein MSALAEILFGGLFQGSLYAMMAVGLALVWTTIGVFNFSHGVFMMLGAYIAWQLVELGLPAAVAFPVAVVVMAGVGWILQASVVRPLIGRPNIVLVVVITTLAAGSLIENGALTIWGPRSKQIPALIDGNATIGGVGVSLHQIAIIVITPLILAALWMFLNRTRLGLALRAVAQNEDASHLVGLNVTALYGLAFAIAASLAGLAGIFMGGYRFMSPVMGSDPLLKALIVVVFGGISSISGPIFAAYLIGFFEAACSYYFGLYWTPALLFGVLILTLMVRPEGIFASRSRGLA; from the coding sequence ATGAGCGCATTGGCGGAAATCCTGTTCGGCGGCCTGTTCCAGGGCTCGCTCTACGCCATGATGGCGGTCGGGCTGGCCCTGGTCTGGACGACGATCGGTGTCTTCAACTTCAGCCATGGCGTGTTCATGATGCTGGGCGCCTATATCGCCTGGCAACTCGTCGAACTCGGCCTGCCGGCAGCGGTAGCCTTTCCGGTCGCCGTCGTCGTCATGGCCGGCGTCGGCTGGATCCTGCAGGCGAGCGTGGTGCGGCCGCTGATCGGCCGGCCCAACATCGTGCTGGTCGTCGTCATCACCACGCTTGCCGCCGGCTCGTTGATCGAGAACGGCGCCTTGACCATTTGGGGGCCGCGATCGAAACAGATCCCGGCGCTGATCGACGGCAACGCCACCATCGGTGGCGTCGGCGTCTCGCTGCACCAGATCGCCATCATCGTCATCACGCCGCTGATCCTGGCGGCTCTCTGGATGTTCCTCAACCGCACCCGGCTTGGGCTGGCACTGCGCGCAGTGGCGCAGAACGAGGATGCCAGCCACCTGGTCGGGCTGAACGTCACCGCGCTCTATGGGCTGGCCTTCGCCATCGCCGCTTCGCTGGCGGGGCTCGCCGGCATCTTCATGGGCGGCTATCGCTTCATGTCGCCTGTCATGGGCAGCGACCCGCTGCTCAAGGCGCTGATCGTTGTCGTCTTCGGCGGCATATCGAGCATATCGGGACCAATCTTCGCCGCCTATCTGATCGGCTTCTTCGAGGCCGCCTGCAGCTACTATTTCGGCCTCTACTGGACGCCGGCATTGCTGTTCGGCGTGCTTATCCTGACCCTGATGGTGCGCCCTGAGGGCATTTTCGCCAGCCGCTCGCGAGGCCTCGCATGA
- a CDS encoding branched-chain amino acid ABC transporter permease: protein MTDTTSTMAPVRTAAATPIAPGRTPWKHEAVGFVLGFVLLALLPLVFGDTYARHILIMAFIYAIVASNWDLSLGYGGVFNFGHLALFGIGVYAYSLLTKLAGLDPWIALFASGIIATLAAIVVTIPILRLKGIYIILVTFGFAQLVMQVILSQSDITGGTQGIVRIPGLYWFDHNMVRDGKFAYFYIALALLVASTSFLRVFVRSRAGASIVALRDNEEYAISRGVSIVRQRMLTLAASAFFTGVAGAFYAAYQRNASIDVFGMSLATIILSMVLLGGTSTIYGAIIASFVLTVFAEWMADFGAWRPMITAVLIIGVMLAYPSGLAGMIKAAWGAVAGRIKRPA, encoded by the coding sequence ATGACCGACACGACCTCGACGATGGCACCAGTCCGTACAGCAGCCGCAACCCCGATCGCGCCCGGCCGCACGCCGTGGAAGCATGAGGCCGTCGGCTTCGTGCTCGGCTTCGTGCTGCTGGCATTGCTGCCGCTGGTCTTCGGCGACACCTATGCCCGCCACATCCTGATCATGGCCTTCATCTATGCCATCGTCGCCTCGAACTGGGACCTCAGCCTCGGCTATGGCGGCGTCTTCAATTTCGGCCATCTGGCGCTGTTTGGCATCGGCGTCTATGCCTACAGCCTGCTGACCAAGCTGGCCGGACTCGACCCCTGGATCGCGCTGTTTGCCAGCGGCATAATCGCCACGCTGGCGGCGATCGTGGTGACCATCCCAATCCTGCGGTTGAAAGGCATCTACATCATCCTGGTGACCTTCGGCTTCGCGCAGCTGGTGATGCAGGTGATCCTCAGCCAGTCCGACATCACCGGCGGCACGCAAGGCATCGTGCGCATTCCCGGCCTCTACTGGTTCGATCACAACATGGTCCGAGACGGCAAGTTCGCCTATTTCTACATCGCGCTGGCGCTGCTGGTGGCAAGCACTTCGTTCCTGCGCGTGTTCGTGCGCTCGCGTGCCGGCGCCAGCATCGTGGCGTTGCGCGACAATGAAGAATACGCCATCAGCCGCGGTGTCTCGATCGTGCGCCAGCGCATGCTGACGCTTGCAGCCAGCGCCTTCTTCACCGGTGTTGCCGGTGCCTTCTATGCCGCTTACCAGCGCAATGCCTCGATCGACGTCTTCGGCATGAGCCTGGCGACCATCATCCTGTCGATGGTGCTGTTGGGCGGAACCAGCACCATCTACGGCGCCATCATCGCCTCCTTCGTGCTGACCGTCTTTGCCGAGTGGATGGCCGATTTCGGCGCATGGCGGCCAATGATCACAGCCGTGCTGATCATCGGCGTGATGCTGGCCTATCCGAGCGGGCTGGCCGGCATGATCAAGGCCGCATGGGGTGCCGTCGCCGGGCGGATCAAGCGCCCGGCCTGA
- a CDS encoding M20 family metallopeptidase has protein sequence MPDTQTIIDAVQAEIEADRDWLIGLTRDMVRIPSVNPKFEANPAINREADVQALLEPILKQDGFRTEQWDALPGRPNLVGEWAGSEDRSLILCGHIDVVPVGEMKDWSVDPFGGEITNGRLYGRGAVDMKGGVAACVAAAHAIKKAGITLQGRLAIHSVVDEEAGGFGAIDAVKKGKLAKAVLVAEPTWGDVLPVEGGLEWARVTIRGRNAHSALRYNEIYPQRHDTDRLKPGVNAIEIAARFIAAVRQYELDRTRAKSHPLLPLGMNTINIGVVHGGTGLGEHGLPTVMTNPAIIPDVAVLDLDMKFLPDENSADYRRDFEAFVHHFAQTDAWLRDNPPTIQWELGGLHFPPMNTPVDHPLVTSLMRRKAAVGKAPEARGFVAVCDAAHYAGAGVDGVIFGPSGDGFHGANEYVEVESVVETAKVIAASVIDWCGVR, from the coding sequence ATGCCCGATACCCAGACCATCATCGATGCCGTGCAGGCCGAGATCGAGGCCGACCGCGATTGGCTGATCGGGCTGACCCGCGACATGGTCCGCATCCCCTCGGTCAATCCCAAATTCGAAGCCAACCCGGCGATCAACCGCGAGGCGGATGTCCAGGCGCTGCTCGAACCGATCCTCAAGCAGGATGGCTTCCGCACCGAACAATGGGATGCCTTGCCGGGCCGGCCCAATCTGGTCGGTGAATGGGCCGGCAGCGAGGACCGCAGCCTGATCCTGTGCGGGCATATCGACGTCGTGCCGGTTGGCGAGATGAAGGACTGGTCCGTCGATCCGTTCGGTGGCGAGATCACCAACGGCCGGCTGTATGGCCGCGGTGCGGTCGACATGAAGGGCGGCGTCGCGGCCTGCGTCGCCGCCGCGCATGCGATCAAAAAGGCCGGCATCACGCTGCAAGGCCGATTGGCGATCCATTCCGTCGTCGACGAGGAGGCCGGCGGCTTCGGCGCGATAGACGCGGTGAAGAAGGGCAAGCTCGCCAAGGCGGTGCTTGTCGCGGAGCCGACCTGGGGCGATGTCCTGCCGGTCGAGGGCGGTCTTGAATGGGCCCGGGTGACGATCCGTGGCCGCAACGCGCATTCGGCGCTGCGCTACAACGAGATCTATCCGCAGCGCCACGACACAGACCGGCTGAAGCCGGGCGTCAACGCGATCGAGATCGCGGCGCGCTTCATTGCGGCCGTCCGCCAGTATGAGCTGGACCGGACGCGGGCAAAGTCACACCCGCTGCTGCCGCTCGGCATGAACACCATCAATATCGGCGTCGTGCATGGCGGCACAGGTCTTGGCGAGCATGGCCTGCCGACCGTGATGACAAACCCGGCCATTATCCCCGATGTCGCCGTGCTCGATCTCGACATGAAGTTCCTGCCGGACGAGAACTCGGCCGACTATCGCCGCGACTTCGAGGCGTTCGTCCATCATTTCGCGCAGACCGACGCCTGGCTGCGCGACAATCCGCCGACCATCCAGTGGGAGCTCGGCGGTCTGCATTTCCCGCCGATGAATACGCCGGTCGACCATCCGCTGGTGACGTCGCTGATGAGACGCAAGGCCGCGGTCGGCAAGGCGCCCGAGGCACGCGGCTTCGTCGCCGTCTGCGATGCCGCGCACTATGCTGGCGCGGGTGTCGACGGCGTCATCTTCGGTCCATCGGGCGATGGTTTCCATGGCGCCAACGAATATGTCGAGGTGGAATCGGTGGTCGAGACCGCCAAGGTGATTGCCGCTTCGGTGATCGACTGGTGCGGGGTGCGCTGA
- a CDS encoding MurR/RpiR family transcriptional regulator, whose amino-acid sequence MSIREELANTTLAFTSAEEKIVQVLLADYPMSGLGTATRLARRAGVSDPSVTRLMTKLGYVGFADFQARLLTEVESRLHSPLLMMEAKRPGGSSEGTALAYFHSVSDSLERTRTAVPLQAYTRAVNLLLETKGQVVLLGGRFSRHIASMLAGYLLQFRSGVRDIGSLSPADFDLLIDLGRRDLLVVFDYRRYQSDVVSFAQQAHERGVSVLLFTDVWLSPIADIADLTMVAAIDANSPFDTLATAVAQMETVFAHALEGHGAGVRKRIEDIEKIRSANAVTLDAALSAPENETAKPRTPRK is encoded by the coding sequence ATGTCGATCCGCGAAGAACTGGCCAACACGACCTTGGCGTTCACGTCGGCGGAAGAAAAGATCGTCCAGGTCCTGCTTGCCGATTATCCGATGTCGGGGCTTGGAACAGCGACCCGTCTGGCACGGCGCGCCGGGGTCAGCGACCCGAGCGTGACACGGCTGATGACCAAGCTCGGCTATGTCGGCTTTGCTGATTTCCAGGCGCGTCTGCTCACCGAGGTCGAATCCAGGCTGCACTCGCCGCTGCTGATGATGGAGGCCAAGCGCCCGGGCGGCTCCAGCGAAGGCACGGCACTGGCCTATTTCCACTCGGTCTCCGACAGCCTGGAGCGCACGCGTACGGCGGTGCCGCTGCAGGCCTACACGCGAGCGGTCAATTTGCTGCTCGAAACCAAGGGCCAGGTCGTGCTGCTGGGCGGCCGCTTCAGCCGGCATATCGCCTCCATGCTTGCCGGCTACCTCCTGCAATTCCGCTCCGGCGTGCGCGACATCGGTTCGCTCAGCCCTGCCGATTTCGATCTCCTGATCGACCTTGGCAGGCGCGACCTTCTCGTCGTGTTCGACTATCGGCGCTACCAGTCGGACGTGGTGAGCTTCGCACAACAGGCGCATGAACGCGGCGTCTCCGTGCTGCTGTTCACCGACGTCTGGCTGTCGCCGATCGCCGACATCGCCGACCTGACCATGGTCGCGGCGATCGACGCCAATTCGCCCTTCGACACGCTGGCCACCGCCGTAGCGCAGATGGAGACTGTCTTCGCCCATGCGCTGGAAGGCCATGGCGCCGGGGTGCGCAAGCGCATCGAGGACATCGAGAAGATCCGCAGCGCCAATGCCGTCACCCTCGATGCCGCCCTGTCGGCACCGGAGAACGAAACCGCCAAACCCAGAACCCCCAGGAAATAG